The window CCGGATCCTGGCGCGGCGTCAGCACCTCGGCGGCGCCACGACTCGGATAGAGGTCCGGCATACCGGTGGTCGTGTCGTAGGTGGCGGTCATGAAGCCTCACACCTCCTCGGTGAGCAGCGGGTAAACGCCGTTCTCGTCGTGGTCCTCCCGTCCGGTGACAGGCGGGTTGAAGACGCAGAGGCAGCGGAAGTCCTGCTTGATCCGCAGCGTGTGCTTCTCGTGCCCGTCCAGGAGGTACATGGTGCCGGGCGTGATCGTGTACGACTTCCCGGTCTCGTGGTCGGTGAGCTCGGCCTCGCCCTCCACGCAGACAACGGCCTCGATGTGGTTCGCGTACCACATCGATGTCTCCGTACCCGCGTACAGGACCGTCTCATGCAGGGAGAAGCCGACCTTCTCCTTGGCGAGGACGATGCGTTTGCTCTCCCACGTACCGGACGCCGACTTCACGTGCCGGTCGGTACCTTCGATCTCCTTGAACGAACGGACAATCACGGTGCTGCGATGCCTCCTAGGTGGGTGCTGCTTCGGTTGGTGTGTCAGGCGGTCTCTCGGACGGCGCGGGCCAGCGTGCGCAGGCCCTCGTCCAGCTCTTCGGGGGTGATGGTGAGGGCGGGGAGCATCTTGACGACCTCGCTCTCGGGGCCGGACGTCTCGATCAGCAGCCCCAGCTCGAAGGCGCGCTTGGCGACCTTGTTCGCGCGCTCCTTGTCGTGGAACTCCAGGCCCCACACCAGGCCGCGGCCCCGGTACTCCTTCACGTCGGCCAGGTTCTCCTCGGTGATGGAGATCAGCGCCTGCTCGACCTGCTCGCCGCGCTTGCGGGTCTGCTTCTCCATCGCGGAACCGTCGGCCCAGTACGTCTCGAGCGTCGCGGTGGCCGTGACGAACGCGGGGTTGTTGCCGCGGAAGGTGCCGTTGTGCTCGCCGGGCTCCCAGACGTCCAGCTCCGGCTTGAACAGGCACAGCGACATGGGCATGCCGTAGCCGCTGATCGACTTCGAGACGGTGACGATGTCCGGCACGATGCCCGCCTCCTCGAAGGAGAAGAAGGCGCCGGTACGGCCGCAGCCCATCTGGATGTCGTCGACGATGAGCAGCATGTCCTGCCGCTCGCACAGCTCGGACAGGGCACGCAGCCACTCGGGCCGGGCCACGTTGATGCCGCCCTCGCCCTGCACGGTCTCGACGATCACGGCGGCCGGCTTGTTCAGGCCGGAGCCCTGGTCCTCCAGCAGCCGCTCGAACCACAGGAAGTCCTCGACGGTGCCGTCGAAGTAGTTGTCGAACGGCATGG of the Streptomyces koelreuteriae genome contains:
- a CDS encoding ectoine synthase: MIVRSFKEIEGTDRHVKSASGTWESKRIVLAKEKVGFSLHETVLYAGTETSMWYANHIEAVVCVEGEAELTDHETGKSYTITPGTMYLLDGHEKHTLRIKQDFRCLCVFNPPVTGREDHDENGVYPLLTEEV
- the ectB gene encoding diaminobutyrate--2-oxoglutarate transaminase; the protein is MTITQPDLSVFETVESEVRSYCRGWPTVFDRAVGSRMYDEDGHEYLDFFAGAGSLNYGHNNPVLKRALIDYLERDGVTHGLDMSTTAKRTFLEAFQNLLLRPRDLPYKVMFPGPTGTNAVEAALKLARKVKGRESIVSFTNAFHGMSLGSLAVTGNAFKRAGAGIPLVHGTPMPFDNYFDGTVEDFLWFERLLEDQGSGLNKPAAVIVETVQGEGGINVARPEWLRALSELCERQDMLLIVDDIQMGCGRTGAFFSFEEAGIVPDIVTVSKSISGYGMPMSLCLFKPELDVWEPGEHNGTFRGNNPAFVTATATLETYWADGSAMEKQTRKRGEQVEQALISITEENLADVKEYRGRGLVWGLEFHDKERANKVAKRAFELGLLIETSGPESEVVKMLPALTITPEELDEGLRTLARAVRETA